CGCTCACGCATGATCGGCCATTTGCCCAGGTTGTCGGGTGGCGCGCCTTCCCCTCGTTGATAAAGGCTCACGCGGCGATTGGCCATGGTAGCGGCACCCAGCAGCCAGGCCGTCCACCAATCTTCGGCGTAGTTTTCAGGCAGTACACCGACCCAGTGGGTGGCATTGCCCAGTTGCTGGCAGAAGCTGCCATGAAGGTCTTCACTGCTCTGCCCTTGGCCATCGAACTGCACAAGCTGGGCGGTTATCCCTTCGAGCAGCAGGCGCTCATTGAGAATAAAGGCATCCAGCCGTTCTTCGTGGCGGAAACTGATGAATACCGGCATCACGCTAGCCCTCCCTGATAGAAGACATGACCATCAGGGAAAGCAGTGGCGAGGGCAATAGATGACGACAAATCAGGAATCGCCCTACATGTAGAGGTAACGATTCCTACAAAAAACGCCGATCAGTAGCTGTCTTCCGGCAGGCTGGCGATGATCGAGCGATAGCTGTTCATCCGCTGCGGCTTCACGCGCCCGTCCTCCAGAGCTTTCAGCAGTGCGCAACCCGGCTCCCGGTCATGCTTGCAGTCGCGGAAGCGGCAAGTACCGATCAGGTCGCGGAACTCGATGAAGCCTTCTTCCACATCGTCCCGGCTGACATGGCCAAGGCCGAACTCGCGAATACCCGGCGAGTCGATCAGGTCACCGCCATTGGGGAAGTGGTACAAGCGCGCAGTGGTAGTGGTGTGCTGGCCCTGGCCAGACCATTCGGACAGGTCGCCCACGCGGGTGGCCGCATCAGGCAACAGGCTGTTGACCAGCGAGGACTTGCCGACACCTGACTGGCCGACGAACACGCTGATGTGTTCGTTCAGCATCTGTTGCAGGCGCTGCATGCCGTCACCCTGGTGTGCCGAAACCTCCAGCAGCGGGTAACCCAGCTCGCGATAAACTTCGAGCAGTGCGTGCAGTGCAGGCCCGTTCTCGTCGTTGATCAGGTCGGCCTTGTTCAGCAGCAACAGCGGGCGAAGCCCGGCGTGTTCGGCTGCGACCAGGTAGCGATCGATCAGGTTCGGGTGTGGCTCGGGGGCCGGCGCAAACACAATCACGATCAGGTCGACGTTGGCGGCTACCGGTTTGAGCTGGCCATGGTTGTTTGGCCGGCAAAGTTCAGTGCTGCGTGGCATCTGGGCAACGATTACACCAATACCCTGGTTGCCTGCGCGCCATACCACCCGGTCACCGGTCACCAGCGCTGGCAGGTTGGCCCGCAGGTGGCAGCGGAACACTTGGCCCGCAGCCTCGCCATCCTGCGCCTCGACCTCCACCTGCACGCCAAAGTGGGCAATTACCAGGCCCAACTGCTCTGGCCCCAGGTCACCACCCTCCAGCTCTTGCAGTGCATGCTGTTCGCGTTTGGCAGCGCGAGCAGCGCGTTCGGTCTGGATTTTTTCGATACGCCAGTTCTGGCGGCGATTGAGCTGGCGTTTGGCCATGGAAATTCCGTGGAAGGACAGGTTGAAAACGGCAGGCAGTTTAGCACGCCAGGCGCCGGACCATTCCTGTTACCTTTGCGACGCGAATGCATGGCACGGGGCCGCTAGGCTACTATGACGGCCTATTCGAGGAGCTTCTTCATGCAAAACCCACAGAACCTGATCTGGATCGATCTGGAAATGACCGGCCTGGACCCGGACAGCGACGTCATCATCGAGATGGCCACCATCGTGACCGACAGTGAGCTGAACACCTTGGCTGAAGGGCCGGTGATCGCTATCCATCACAGCGATGAAGTGCTGGCGCGCATGGATGAGTGGAATACTCGCACCCACGGCGCCTCCGGCCTGACCCAGCGCGTGCGCGAGAGCAAGGTCAGCATGGCAGAGGCCGAAGCGCAGACCATCGCCTTCCTTGAGCAGTGGGTGCCCAAAGGCAAATCGCCGATCTGTGGTAATAGCATCTGCCAGGATCGCCGCTTCCTGTATCGCCACATGCGCAACCTGGAGAACTACTTCCACTACCGCAACCTTGACGTTTCCACCCTCAAGGAGCTGGCGGCGCGTTGGGCACCGGAGGTACGTGACAGCTTCAAGAAGGGCAATACCCACCTGGCGCTGGACGACATTCGTGAGTCGATCGGTGAACTGCGTCACTATCGTGAGCATTTCATCAAGGTGTGAGCCGAAAAGGCGCACAGCAAATAGTGCTTGCGCCCTCTTTTGGTGCTTTGGGCAACTGGTTAGACTGCGCGACTTTTCTGCACGGACCCGCACCATGTTGTTGATGCTCTACCTGATCGCCATCACTGCTGAAGCCATGACCGGTGCGCTGTCCGCCGGTCGTCGTGGCATGGACTGGTTTGGCGTGGTGCTGATCGCCTGCGTTACTGCGCTGGGTGGTGGGTCGGTGCGTGACGTGTTACTTGGGCACTACCCGCTGACGTGGGTGAAGCACCCGGAATACCTGGTGCTGACCAGTTGTGCCGCCCTGTTTACGATTTTCATCGCGCCCATGATGCGCCGCCTGCGTTCGCTGTTCCTGGTGCTTGATGCGCTGGGGCTGGTGGCCTTTACCTTGATCGGTTGCATGACGGCGCTGGAAATGGGGCAGGGCATGCTGGTGGCGTCGATCAGCGGGGTGATCACCGGGGTGTTTGGCGGGATTCTGCGGGATATCTTCTGCAACGATATCCCGTTGGTGTTCCGCCGGGAGCTGTATGCCAGCGTTTCGTTCGCTGCGGCCTGGTTCTACCTCGGATGTGTGTATTTCAAGGTGCCGGCGGAACAGGCGATGCTGCTGACGCTATTTGGTGGTTTTTTGCTGCGGTTGTTGGCGATTAGGTTCCACTGGGAAATGCCGAAGTTTCATTACAACGATCAGCAGTAGGGCACTTGGGGCGCGAAGCGGCCCCAGCTAACTCGCGCCATGCTTTGCCAGCGCCCACTCCACATGCTCCCTCACCAGCTCTGAAGCATCCTCACGCCGCGCCTTGAGGGCCTCGATCACCGGAATCGTCGAAGGCGCATTCCCCAGCCCCACCGCCAAATTGCGCAGCCATCGCTCATACCCCGCCCGCCGCAGCGGCCCGCCCTCGGTCTTGCGCAGGAACGTTCTCTCGTCCCACAGAAACATCTCGGCCAGCTCGGCATTCTCCAGCCCATGGCGTGGCATGAAGTCGCTCTCCTGGGTCGGCTTGGCGAAGCGGTTCCACGGGCAGACGATCTGGCAGTCATCGCAGCCGAACACCCGGTTGCCCATCATCGAGCGCAACTCGACCGGAATGGCGCCTTTCAACTCAATGGTCAGGTAAGAAATGCAGCGCCGGGCATCCAATACAAACGGCCCGACAAACGCCTTGGTCGGGCAAACATCCAGGCACGCCTGGCAACGCCCGCAGTGTTCGCTGGTATGCGCCTCGTCCACTGGTAATGGCAAATCGACGAACAGTTCGGCGAGAAAGAAGTAACTACCAGCCTTGCGGTTGAGCAGCAGGGTGTTCTTGCCGATCCAGCCCAGGCCGGCCTGCTCGGCGATGGCTTTTTCCAGTACGGGTGCACTGTCGACGAACGCTCGGTAGCCGAATGGCCCGATGTCTGCCTGAATGCGGTCAGCAAGGTGCTGCACCCGCTTGCGCACCAGCTTGTGGTAATCACGCCCCAGTGCGTAACGTGAAACGTAGGCCTTTTCTGGTTGGGCCAGGCGTTTAGCCATCTGCGTATCGCCTGGCAGGTAATCCATGCGCAGCGATACCACGCGAACGGTGCCGGGTATCAGCTGGTCGGGGTGTGAGCGTTTGCTGCCGTGGGTGCCCAGGTACTCCATCTCGCCCTGATAGCCAGCGTCGAGCCAGCGCTGCAGGTGCTGTTCGTGCTCGCCCAGGTCTATACCCGCAATGCCGACGTGGGCAAAGCCGAGTTCGCGGCCCCATTCTTTGATGGAGAGGGCCAAGGCTGGAAGGTCAAGTGTAGGCGCGGACATGGATGGGCAAGGCAATACGGGCTCAGGTGCGTATAATTCTGCCAGACATTGGAGCCTTTGACCCCATGCCCCAGACCAAACTACCTGGCAATGCCCCGCAATTGCTCAGCAGCGTGACTGTCGCGCACCTGCCGGCCAGGCCCGAGCACGCCCACAAGGGTGATTTTGGCCATGTGCTGGTGGTGGGTGGTGACCTGGGTACCGGCGGTGCGGTACTGCTAAGTGCCGAGGCCGCTTTGCGCTGCGGTGCCGGGCTGGTCAGTGTTGCCACCCGGCCCGAACATGTTGCAGCGGCAATTGCCCGCATGCCAGAGGTCATGTGCCTGGGGTGCAGTTCTGCCAACCAGCTGATGGGGGTGCTGGAGCGTGCCTCGGTACTGGTGGTCGGCCCGGGGCTGGGCCAGGCGGCTTGGGGGCGAAGCCTGCTGTCGGCCGTCGCCAATGCCGAGCGGCCGCAGGTTTGGGATGCCGATGCGCTGAATCTGCTGTCTGGCACGCCGTTGGCGCTGCCCAGCGGAAGTATTCTGACCCCGCACCCGGGAGAAGCCGCGCGGTTGCTGGGCATCTCCACCGAGGCGGTGCAGGCCGACCGGACAGGTGCGGCACGCAAGCTGGCGCGGCGCTATGCCAGTGTTTGTGTGCTGAAAGGTGCGGGCACGCTGGTAGCAGCCCCGAACGGGCAGTTGGCAATCTGCGAGCGCGGTCACCCTGCCATGGCCGGCGCCGGGCTGGGCGATGTGCTGACTGGCGTGCTGGCGGCGCTGTTGGCCCAAGGGCTGAGCGCCTGGGATGCCGCCTGCCTGGGCGTTTGGCTGCATGCCTGCGCGGGTGAACGTTTGGGCGTCAAAGGTAGGGGCCTGGCTGCCAGTGATCTGGCACCGGTCATT
The genomic region above belongs to Pseudomonas sp. PSKL.D1 and contains:
- a CDS encoding molecular chaperone Tir, with the translated sequence MPVFISFRHEERLDAFILNERLLLEGITAQLVQFDGQGQSSEDLHGSFCQQLGNATHWVGVLPENYAEDWWTAWLLGAATMANRRVSLYQRGEGAPPDNLGKWPIMRERAHIDLFVRAYHDECTFERAMILPAGGGSWADRDNADFFHADLKAKIRRGF
- the rsgA gene encoding small ribosomal subunit biogenesis GTPase RsgA encodes the protein MAKRQLNRRQNWRIEKIQTERAARAAKREQHALQELEGGDLGPEQLGLVIAHFGVQVEVEAQDGEAAGQVFRCHLRANLPALVTGDRVVWRAGNQGIGVIVAQMPRSTELCRPNNHGQLKPVAANVDLIVIVFAPAPEPHPNLIDRYLVAAEHAGLRPLLLLNKADLINDENGPALHALLEVYRELGYPLLEVSAHQGDGMQRLQQMLNEHISVFVGQSGVGKSSLVNSLLPDAATRVGDLSEWSGQGQHTTTTARLYHFPNGGDLIDSPGIREFGLGHVSRDDVEEGFIEFRDLIGTCRFRDCKHDREPGCALLKALEDGRVKPQRMNSYRSIIASLPEDSY
- the orn gene encoding oligoribonuclease, with the protein product MQNPQNLIWIDLEMTGLDPDSDVIIEMATIVTDSELNTLAEGPVIAIHHSDEVLARMDEWNTRTHGASGLTQRVRESKVSMAEAEAQTIAFLEQWVPKGKSPICGNSICQDRRFLYRHMRNLENYFHYRNLDVSTLKELAARWAPEVRDSFKKGNTHLALDDIRESIGELRHYREHFIKV
- a CDS encoding trimeric intracellular cation channel family protein, with protein sequence MLLMLYLIAITAEAMTGALSAGRRGMDWFGVVLIACVTALGGGSVRDVLLGHYPLTWVKHPEYLVLTSCAALFTIFIAPMMRRLRSLFLVLDALGLVAFTLIGCMTALEMGQGMLVASISGVITGVFGGILRDIFCNDIPLVFRRELYASVSFAAAWFYLGCVYFKVPAEQAMLLTLFGGFLLRLLAIRFHWEMPKFHYNDQQ
- the queG gene encoding tRNA epoxyqueuosine(34) reductase QueG, yielding MSAPTLDLPALALSIKEWGRELGFAHVGIAGIDLGEHEQHLQRWLDAGYQGEMEYLGTHGSKRSHPDQLIPGTVRVVSLRMDYLPGDTQMAKRLAQPEKAYVSRYALGRDYHKLVRKRVQHLADRIQADIGPFGYRAFVDSAPVLEKAIAEQAGLGWIGKNTLLLNRKAGSYFFLAELFVDLPLPVDEAHTSEHCGRCQACLDVCPTKAFVGPFVLDARRCISYLTIELKGAIPVELRSMMGNRVFGCDDCQIVCPWNRFAKPTQESDFMPRHGLENAELAEMFLWDERTFLRKTEGGPLRRAGYERWLRNLAVGLGNAPSTIPVIEALKARREDASELVREHVEWALAKHGAS
- a CDS encoding NAD(P)H-hydrate dehydratase, whose translation is MPQTKLPGNAPQLLSSVTVAHLPARPEHAHKGDFGHVLVVGGDLGTGGAVLLSAEAALRCGAGLVSVATRPEHVAAAIARMPEVMCLGCSSANQLMGVLERASVLVVGPGLGQAAWGRSLLSAVANAERPQVWDADALNLLSGTPLALPSGSILTPHPGEAARLLGISTEAVQADRTGAARKLARRYASVCVLKGAGTLVAAPNGQLAICERGHPAMAGAGLGDVLTGVLAALLAQGLSAWDAACLGVWLHACAGERLGVKGRGLAASDLAPVIRELLEEHSACLA